A single genomic interval of Aureliella helgolandensis harbors:
- a CDS encoding RNA polymerase sigma factor has translation MAEFPETRVSLILRLSEPTDVQAWQEFSDIYTPALLAIAHRKGLQAADAEDVAQEILFGVARAVERFRPDASRAKFRTWLCRIAHNLIADFWAGRSKRPVSQALTDSWLDHLVSGEANAPDELMLGDLQAAIFRVAAKRVARRVANDTWQAFERTAIQRLEPSQVGTQLGMSLGSVYVARCRVLRLLRDEVEQLQKIYADFDTAEQWGEAAGADVGEFDELGLGESAFLDRGPEQ, from the coding sequence ATGGCAGAGTTTCCGGAAACGCGAGTCAGCTTGATCCTCAGATTGTCGGAACCTACCGACGTTCAGGCCTGGCAAGAGTTCTCTGATATCTACACGCCAGCTCTGCTTGCCATCGCCCACCGCAAGGGACTGCAGGCTGCGGACGCTGAGGATGTGGCACAAGAGATCTTATTTGGGGTCGCGCGTGCCGTGGAGCGTTTTCGGCCCGATGCGTCGCGGGCCAAATTTCGGACTTGGCTGTGCCGCATTGCCCACAACCTGATCGCGGACTTCTGGGCGGGGCGTAGCAAGCGTCCTGTGTCCCAAGCTCTCACCGACAGCTGGCTGGATCACTTGGTGTCCGGGGAAGCCAACGCACCTGATGAGTTGATGCTGGGGGATCTGCAAGCGGCCATCTTTCGTGTGGCCGCCAAACGCGTCGCGCGGCGGGTGGCCAACGACACTTGGCAGGCCTTCGAGCGGACGGCCATCCAACGCCTTGAGCCATCCCAGGTAGGAACGCAACTCGGCATGTCTCTCGGAAGCGTGTATGTGGCGCGATGCCGTGTTCTGCGACTGCTCCGCGATGAGGTTGAACAGCTTCAAAAAATCTATGCCGACTTCGATACCGCCGAGCAGTGGGGCGAAGCAGCTGGGGCGGACGTCGGTGAATTCGACGAATTGGGGTTGGGGGAGAGCGCATTTCTAGATCGAGGACCAGAGCAATGA
- a CDS encoding serine/threonine-protein kinase produces MSNDHPRQSRAAHCLSQEQLLDVLLPLAPYDQRVDAHLSACTACCDRLSEIAGDQAWWSAAETYLSVAAEPAAARVAQSVCALISEPGKSDERDPLGQHELSQLKSLLDPPSHPELLGRIGRYELEQLVGRGGMGLVFRGRDTELHRVVAVKLIASHLRPLGAARERFIREARACASLAHPHIVAIHDVITDSALPAIVMQYVAGPTLEAWLKERGSLSWQQVLQIATQLTDALVVAHQHGLVHRDIKPGNVLLEADGSRALLTDFGLVRALDEATLTHTGALAGTPDFMSPEQARGKSVDGRSDLFSLGALMYVMLTGHPPFRAPEPLAILHRICNEPHRSIAQYRDDVPAEVARLVDRLLNKEPKRRFAGAEELRERLLQLSRSSLHLSHRRKRRLPWLVGALSLVAVLGFASWSTLARWIPGGGSTSSWYSTDAPHNPAWFGNSDHEQGADYAGSLNDLNRNATSKTNFQVLQELDTSIAKIKEQTSRLVQRYSSAGAPGSTSENWNAVPRFETDMAALQQAVGRLRLEMRQE; encoded by the coding sequence ATGAGTAACGATCATCCACGGCAGTCACGCGCCGCGCACTGCCTTAGCCAAGAACAATTGCTCGATGTGTTGCTCCCCCTGGCTCCCTACGACCAACGCGTTGATGCGCACTTGAGTGCCTGCACGGCCTGTTGTGACAGATTGTCCGAAATCGCGGGAGACCAGGCGTGGTGGTCTGCGGCTGAAACCTACCTGTCCGTTGCCGCAGAACCCGCAGCAGCCCGGGTGGCCCAGTCGGTGTGCGCTCTGATCTCGGAGCCTGGCAAAAGCGATGAACGCGACCCGCTTGGCCAACACGAGTTGTCGCAATTGAAGAGCCTGCTTGATCCGCCCAGTCACCCAGAGCTGTTGGGGCGAATTGGTCGCTATGAGTTGGAGCAACTGGTGGGACGAGGGGGGATGGGGCTGGTGTTTCGCGGCCGAGATACGGAACTGCATCGGGTGGTGGCGGTGAAGCTGATCGCCAGTCATTTGCGTCCGTTGGGGGCCGCCCGCGAGCGTTTCATTCGCGAAGCGAGAGCGTGCGCGTCGCTGGCCCATCCGCATATTGTCGCGATTCACGATGTGATTACCGATTCCGCTTTGCCGGCGATTGTCATGCAATACGTCGCCGGTCCGACCTTGGAAGCTTGGCTGAAAGAACGAGGTTCGCTTTCCTGGCAGCAGGTACTGCAAATCGCGACGCAGCTGACCGATGCGCTTGTTGTCGCTCATCAACACGGATTGGTGCACCGCGATATAAAACCAGGCAATGTGTTGTTGGAAGCGGATGGTTCTCGAGCCCTGCTCACCGATTTTGGATTGGTACGAGCTCTCGACGAAGCTACGCTCACCCACACGGGCGCCCTGGCCGGCACTCCCGATTTCATGTCGCCCGAGCAGGCGCGAGGCAAGAGCGTCGATGGGCGAAGTGATCTGTTTTCTCTGGGAGCCCTGATGTACGTGATGCTAACTGGGCACCCACCTTTTCGCGCTCCCGAGCCGCTGGCCATTCTGCACCGCATCTGCAATGAGCCTCATCGCTCTATTGCTCAGTACCGCGATGATGTTCCCGCGGAAGTAGCGAGATTGGTCGATCGACTACTAAACAAAGAACCCAAACGTCGTTTTGCCGGTGCGGAGGAATTGCGAGAGCGCTTGCTCCAGTTGAGTCGTTCGTCCTTGCATCTCAGTCATCGTCGAAAGCGTCGCCTCCCATGGTTGGTGGGAGCATTGAGTCTCGTTGCTGTACTTGGATTCGCGAGCTGGAGCACTCTGGCCCGTTGGATTCCGGGCGGAGGTAGCACATCCAGTTGGTACTCCACCGATGCGCCACACAATCCAGCATGGTTCGGCAACAGCGACCATGAGCAAGGTGCCGACTATGCGGGATCACTGAATGATCTCAATCGAAACGCCACATCAAAAACCAATTTCCAAGTTCTGCAAGAATTGGACACTTCTATTGCAAAGATCAAGGAGCAGACCAGCCGGCTTGTCCAACGCTACTCGTCAGCTGGGGCTCCGGGAAGTACCAGCGAAAACTGGAACGCGGTGCCTAGATTCGAAACCGATATGGCAGCCTTGCAGCAAGCCGTCGGGCGCTTGCGGCTCGAGATGCGTCAGGAGTAG
- a CDS encoding pyridoxal phosphate-dependent decarboxylase family protein: MYKPLHVDHEQLQKILQDVLGEAVKTLNAARERPAAIIPPPLDVDSLPPQGIGALGALEIFRSKYADGMSGSAGPHYFGLVTGGATPASLAGDWLTSIYDQNATGSSDSLAPQIEWSAIVMLRALFGFSDAQAGVFVSGATMANFVGLATARQWVGHQLGVDVARAGLAGLPPIRVLSGTPHSSVYKAIAMLGLGRERLERIPTLPQREAVDTTALRARLVELGKAGEACIVVGNSGTVNSVDYDDLNELSDLCNEFGAWLHADAAFGGFAACVPEKQALVAGIDRADSITIDAHKWLNVPYDSAMIFTRHQQLQREVFQNSAAYLDADPTPTNFVNLTPENSRRLRALPAWFTLMAYGQAGYREIVTRNCQIAAAFGELIESSDQFRLLAPVRMNGIVFTLAGEQVTHHRIQEYLQWVQADGALYMTSTEYFGAPAIRISVTNWRTTQADVERGWKGMLSAVGSKST; this comes from the coding sequence ATGTACAAGCCACTTCACGTCGATCACGAACAATTGCAGAAAATTTTGCAGGATGTGCTGGGGGAAGCCGTCAAGACTCTCAATGCGGCCCGGGAACGTCCCGCAGCGATTATTCCGCCCCCGCTCGACGTCGATTCGCTCCCTCCTCAGGGCATTGGAGCTCTGGGAGCGCTCGAGATCTTCCGCTCCAAATACGCAGACGGCATGAGCGGTTCGGCGGGCCCCCATTACTTTGGGCTGGTGACCGGTGGCGCCACCCCAGCGAGTCTTGCAGGTGATTGGCTCACCTCCATTTATGACCAGAATGCGACCGGCTCAAGTGACTCGCTGGCCCCTCAAATTGAATGGTCCGCAATCGTAATGTTGCGAGCATTGTTTGGCTTTTCCGATGCCCAAGCAGGAGTTTTTGTATCCGGCGCCACGATGGCAAACTTCGTTGGATTGGCAACCGCCCGGCAATGGGTCGGTCACCAGCTGGGAGTCGACGTTGCGCGAGCCGGGCTCGCGGGTCTGCCCCCCATCCGCGTGTTGAGCGGTACTCCGCATTCCAGCGTCTACAAAGCGATCGCGATGTTGGGACTCGGTCGCGAGCGTTTGGAACGGATCCCAACATTGCCTCAGCGAGAAGCGGTGGACACGACCGCGCTGCGTGCGCGTCTCGTGGAACTTGGAAAGGCTGGCGAAGCGTGTATCGTCGTAGGCAACTCGGGGACGGTCAACAGTGTCGATTACGATGACCTCAATGAACTGTCAGACCTCTGCAACGAGTTCGGGGCTTGGCTACATGCGGATGCAGCGTTCGGCGGCTTTGCCGCGTGCGTTCCTGAAAAACAAGCCTTGGTGGCTGGTATCGACCGTGCGGACTCGATCACCATCGATGCTCACAAATGGCTCAACGTACCCTACGATTCCGCCATGATCTTCACGCGACATCAGCAACTCCAACGTGAAGTCTTCCAAAATTCCGCCGCCTACCTTGATGCGGATCCAACACCGACCAATTTTGTGAACCTCACCCCCGAAAACTCACGTCGCCTACGCGCCTTGCCGGCCTGGTTCACGTTGATGGCCTATGGCCAAGCGGGATACCGTGAAATCGTCACCCGCAATTGCCAGATTGCTGCAGCATTCGGCGAATTGATCGAGTCTTCTGATCAGTTTCGCTTACTCGCTCCGGTGCGCATGAACGGAATCGTATTTACGCTGGCTGGCGAGCAGGTAACACACCATCGGATTCAAGAGTATCTGCAGTGGGTGCAAGCCGATGGAGCGCTGTACATGACATCGACCGAATACTTCGGTGCTCCCGCAATCCGCATTTCCGTGACCAACTGGCGCACGACTCAAGCAGACGTCGAGCGTGGCTGGAAAGGAATGCTGTCTGCAGTGGGCTCGAAATCAACCTAG